The Pandoraea vervacti DNA window ACCATCCTCGGCATGGTGGGGCTGGCCGGGGGCGCGTATCTCTGTCTGGACGCCGCCGCAGAGGTCGACGACACCGAGACCGCCGAACACAACCGCTGGGTCGGCTTCGGTCTGGGCGGTGGCATGGGGACGTTGTCGGCGCTCGCGGTGACGTTCGGTCTCGGTCAAGTGTGCCTTTGCCTGAAGGCACGGCGCGAGGCAGAGCAGGAAATGGGGACGATAAGCACACGGGTTCACTTCACCGCGCCGAGACAAGGCGTGCTTCACGAGCGCCGTCAGGAGAGACGCGATGAGAGCCGCTATGAGCGTCGTTAAGATGATGCCAGGTCCGGTGCCGTCATCCGCGTTCGTGGCCAGGGAGATCGAAGCGGCCCTCAGGTTGCTCGACGATGCCGGGAAGCAGCGCGAGGCGCTGGGGATGCCAGTGCCGGGGGCGTGGGATGCCAGCCAGTGCGACGCCGTCTATCGCTGCGGCTACGGGGCGTTCGAGCGGGGCGACTTTGCGCAGGCCATCGAGTGCTTTGCGCCGTTGCTCTCGGCCTGCCCGCTGGTCGCCGACTACGCGGTCGCGCTGGCGTTGTCGATGCAGCGTCATGGCGCGCCGAAGGCGGCGCTACCGCTTTTCATGGCGGCGGCGCTCATGGACGAGCAGGCGCCCGGGCCGATGTACCGGGTCGGCGAATGTCTCGTCGAACTGCGGCAATTCGATGCGGCAGGTCGCGCGATGAAGGAAACGCTGCACCGTTGCGCCGCGCAGCCGAAGTACGCGAACGTCAGGAACGCCGCGCTGCGCATGATGGCGCGGGTAGGTTACCTCGTCTGACGGCGCCGACGGGTCCGGGCGACCCGTCGTCTTCCCTTTTACTGACGCGCGGTACGCGCATTGTCCGGCATCGGCAACGTGAAGTTGGTGCGAAACGGATTGATGTCGAGACCGCCGCGTCGCGTGTAGCGCGCATACACGGCCAGTTGGCTCGGTTTGCACTGACGCAGAATGTCCATGAAGATGCCCTCCACGCATTGCTCGTGGAAGCCGGTGTGACGGCGGTACGAAATCACGTACTTGAGCAGGCCTTCCTGATCGATCGGCGGGCCGACGTAGCGAATCTGCAAGCTGCCCCAGTCGGGCTGGCCGGTGACCGGACAGTTCGACTTCAGCAGATTGGACACGAGTGTCTCGTCCACGTGCGGCTCGTCGAACGCGGCAGTGAGCAGCGAAGCGTCCGGCACGTAGATGTCAGTGTCCACGTCCAGCCGGTCAACGAGCAGACCGTCGAGTTCGTCAAGCGCAAGCTTGCCGAAGCCGCTCGGATCGGTGAGCCGGACCTGTACGGGGGCGCTGGCGGCTTCCGACAGGTCCTGCTGAATGAGCGCGCGCGCGGCATCCAGATTGGCGAGCTTCGTTTGTGCGAACGAGCCGAGGTACAGCTTGAACGACTTGGACTCGATGATGAAAGGCGAGTCTGCCGGCACGATGGCCGTCAGGAGCGCGATCTGCGGTTTGCCCTTTTCATTGAGCCACGAGAGTTCGTAGCCGTTCCAGATGTCGGCGCCGAAGAACGGCAGCGTGTCCGGCACGCCGATCTCCGCTCGCGCGGGGGCACGGGCAATCGGGAAGAGTTGCGAGGGGTCGTAATGCTCGGTGTAGGCAACTTCCTTGCCGAGCGTGGATTGTTCAGGCGTGGTCATGATTGGCAATGCCACTGATGACGTGTCCGGTCGGGCTGACCCGGGCGGCCGATTCGCAGTGGCGTGTCTGATCGTCGAAGAAGAAATCGGGCTCGAACTCGCGCAGAAATGCGCCCTTGTCCAGCCCGCCCAGGAACATCGCCTCGTCGATGTCGATTTTCCAGTCCATCAACGTGCGGATCGCGCGTTCGTGCGCGGGGGCCGAGCGCGCTGTCACGAGTGCGGTGCGAATCCTGATCGGGACCTCGTGCCCCGCCAGCGTCTGCAAACGATGCAACGCGAGCAGCAACGGTTTGAACGGCCCCGGCGGCAGCGGCGTTGCGGCGCGCTCGATCTCGTGTTGCTGAAAGGCGTCGAGACCGTTGCGCTGGAAGATCCGCTCGGCCTCGTCGGAGAAGAGCACCGCGTCGCCGTCGAAGGCAATGCGAATTTCGTCGGGATGCAGTTCGGCCTTTTTCGCGGAGTCCGGATAGACCCGTGCGGCCGGGAAACCGGCGGCAAGCGCACTGCGCACGTCGCGCTCGTTCGCCGAGAGAAAGAGGTGCGCACCCAGGGCGTTGAGGTAGCCGAACGGATCGCGCCCGCGCGTGAACACGCCGCGCTCGATCTTGAGATCGACCTGCCGCGCTGAACGGAACACACGCATGCCGCTCACGGGATCGTTGCGCGAGAGGACGACGACTTCCACGCGATGCCGGTCGTTCGCCCCGCCCGTATGGCCGTCGCTGCCCCCATTGAAGGCGAGCAATTTCTGCACGAGCGGGAAGGCGACGCCCGCCGGCGCGGGTTTGTCGAGCCGGTCGAGCTGGTACTGCATGTACGACTGGTCGTCG harbors:
- the queF gene encoding NADPH-dependent 7-cyano-7-deazaguanine reductase QueF (Catalyzes the NADPH-dependent reduction of 7-cyano-7-deazaguanine (preQ0) to 7-aminomethyl-7-deazaguanine (preQ1) in queuosine biosynthesis), whose translation is MTTPEQSTLGKEVAYTEHYDPSQLFPIARAPARAEIGVPDTLPFFGADIWNGYELSWLNEKGKPQIALLTAIVPADSPFIIESKSFKLYLGSFAQTKLANLDAARALIQQDLSEAASAPVQVRLTDPSGFGKLALDELDGLLVDRLDVDTDIYVPDASLLTAAFDEPHVDETLVSNLLKSNCPVTGQPDWGSLQIRYVGPPIDQEGLLKYVISYRRHTGFHEQCVEGIFMDILRQCKPSQLAVYARYTRRGGLDINPFRTNFTLPMPDNARTARQ
- a CDS encoding 5'-nucleotidase, whose product is MPITLENKLVVAISSRALFDFEEENRVYEAGVASGDDQSYMQYQLDRLDKPAPAGVAFPLVQKLLAFNGGSDGHTGGANDRHRVEVVVLSRNDPVSGMRVFRSARQVDLKIERGVFTRGRDPFGYLNALGAHLFLSANERDVRSALAAGFPAARVYPDSAKKAELHPDEIRIAFDGDAVLFSDEAERIFQRNGLDAFQQHEIERAATPLPPGPFKPLLLALHRLQTLAGHEVPIRIRTALVTARSAPAHERAIRTLMDWKIDIDEAMFLGGLDKGAFLREFEPDFFFDDQTRHCESAARVSPTGHVISGIANHDHA